The nucleotide sequence AGAGGCGCGGCGCACGTGGGGCACCCCCACCACAACAACCTCAGCCCCAACCAACACCCACCGCCTCCATGCCGGCGGATGCCGGGATCCAGGGGCCGGGAGGGGAGCCCTCTCCACCAACGTTCTTCGCCGCATCCGCTCCAGCTCCGCGTCATTCCTGCGCAGGCAGGAATCCAATCCGTTCACCCTGAGGGAAATCGAAGGGCGAACGGGGGCTCTCGAAGGATATGAACGGACACGGGCGGGCAACACCCCCCTAACTGCACCCGCAACCGACTCCGTTCACCGCGACGCCCTCAGACCGGTGCGTCGCGTACCCGTCCCGCTTCCACCAGTCCATCCCGCCGATCATCTCCCGCACCTGAAACCCCAGCGTCAGCAGCTTCAGCGCCGTCTTCGTCGACGCGTTGCACCCGATGCCGTCGCAATAGCAAACGTACACCTTCGACTTGTCCAGCCCCTCGGTCGAGGTGTAGCTG is from Chloroflexota bacterium and encodes:
- a CDS encoding rhodanese-like domain-containing protein, which encodes MAFYQSKLAYEMDSADMYEAVEKGEPIVVVDGRAASAYAAEHIPGAISLPHRDISYTSTEGLDKSKVYVCYCDGIGCNASTKTALKLLTLGFQVREMIGGMDWWKRDGYATHRSEGVAVNGVGCGCS